A genomic window from Gallus gallus isolate bGalGal1 chromosome 33, bGalGal1.mat.broiler.GRCg7b, whole genome shotgun sequence includes:
- the LOC112530835 gene encoding olfactory receptor 14I1-like: protein MPNSSSISEFLLLALADTWQLQLLHFWLLLGIYLAALLGNGLISTAVACDHRLHTPMYFFLLNLALLDLGCISTTLPKAMANALWGTRAISYAGCAAQVFFFVFFLSAEYSLLTMMSYDRYVAICKPLHYRTLLGSRACATMAAAAWGIGFFNSLLHTASTFSLPLCQGNAVDQFFCEIPHILKLSCSKSFKSYLREVGFLLFSVCLALVFFVFIVVSYVQIFRAVLRIPSEQGRHKAFSTCLPHLAVVSLFLSTGSFAQMKPFSNSSPSLDLMVSFLYSVLPPTLNPIIYSMRNKEIKHALSKVLQNVHYSSFNKMRICLT, encoded by the coding sequence atgcccaacagcagctccatcagcgagttcctcctcctggcgttggcagacacgtggcagctgcagctcctgcacttctggctcttgctgggcatctacctggctgccctcctgggcaacggcctcatcagcacagccgtagcctgcgaccaccgcctgcacacccccatgtacttcttcctcctcaacctcgccctcctcgacctgggctgcatctccaccactctccccaaagccatggccaatgccctctggggcaccagggccatctcctatgcaggatgtgctgcacaggtctttttctttgtcttcttcctctcagcagaatattcccttctcaccatgatgtcctatgaccgctacgttgccatctgcaagcccctgcactacaggaccctgctgggcagcagagcttgtgccaccatggcagcagctgcctggggcattGGATTCTTTAATtcactgctgcacactgccagtacattttccctgcctctgtgccaaggcaatgctgtggatcagttcttctgtgaaatcccccacatcctgaagctctcctgctcaaaatccTTCAAATCCTACCTCAGGGAAGTTGGGTTTCTCCTTTTTAGTGTCTGTTTAGCCTTAgtgttttttgtcttcattgttgtgtcctatgtgcagatcttcagggctgtgctgcgaataccctctgagcagggacggcacaaagccttctccacgtgcctccctcacctggccgtggtctccctgtttctcagcactggctCTTTTGCCCAAATGAAGCCCTTCTCCAactcctccccatccctggatctgatggtgtcatttctgtattctgttctCCCTCCAACGCTGAACCCTAtaatctacagcatgaggaacaaggagATCAAGCATGCTCTCAGCAAAGTGTTGCAAAATGTGCACTATTCCAGCTTCAATAAAATGCGCATCTGCCTCACATGA
- the LOC121107984 gene encoding LOW QUALITY PROTEIN: olfactory receptor 14A16-like isoform X1 (The sequence of the model RefSeq protein was modified relative to this genomic sequence to represent the inferred CDS: inserted 1 base in 1 codon), whose amino-acid sequence DLGCISTTLPKAMANALWHTRDISYAGCAAQVFLFAFLLSAEYSLLTVMSYDRYVAICKPLHYGTLLGSRACATMAAAAWGTGVLTSVLHTANTFSLPLCQGNAVDQFFCEIPQILKLSCSQSYLREVGLIFLVFLSYLXCFVFIVVSYVQIFRAVLRMPSEQGRHKAFSTCLPHLAVLSLFLSTVVFAHLKPFSISSPSLDLVVSFLYTVVPPTLNPIIYSMRNKDIRHALSEMFQYTLFQHQ is encoded by the exons gacctgggctgcatctccaccactctccccaaagccatggccaatgccctctggcacaccagggacatctcctacgcaggatgtgctgcacaggtctttctGTTTGCCTTCCTGCTATCggcagaatattcccttctcactgtgatgtcctatgaccgctacgttgccatctgcaagcccctgcactacgggaccctgctgggcagcagagcttgtgccaccatggcagcagctgcctggggcacggGGGTCCTTACTTCcgtgctgcacactgccaacacattttccctgcctctgtgccaaggcaatgctgtggatcagttcttctgtgaaatccctcAGATCCTgaagctctcctgctcacagtcctacctcagggaagttgggctTATTTTCTTAGTGTTCTTGTCTTATT ggtgctttgttttcattgttgtctcctatgtgcagatcttcagggccgtgctgaggatgccctctgagcagggacggcacaaagccttctccacgtgcctccctcacctggccgtgctctccctgtttctcagcactgtcgTGTTTGCCCACCTGAAgcccttctccatctcctccccatccctggacctggtggtgtcatttctgtacaCGGTGGTTCCTCCAACACTGAACCCCattatctacagcatgaggaacaaggaCATCAGGCATGCCCTCAGTGAAATGTTTCAATATACTCTATTCCAGCATCAATAA
- the LOC121107985 gene encoding olfactory receptor 14J1-like — protein sequence MPNSSSISEFLLLALADTRQLQLLHFWLLLGIYLAALLGNGLISTAVACDHRLHSPMYFFLLNLALLDLGCISTTLPKAMANALWHTRHISYAGCAAQVFFFVFFISAEYCILTIMSYDRYVAICKPLHYGTLLGSRACATMAAAAWGTVLLYSLLHTANTFSLPLCQGNAVDQFFCEIPQILKLSCSESYLREVGLLLFSVCACLGCFVFIVVSYVQIFRAVLRMPSEQGRNKAFSTCLPHLAVVSLFVSTGFFAYVKPPSISSPFIDLTVALLYSVVPPTLNPIIYSMRNKEIKHALRKLLQYVHYSTFSKVPIFLT from the coding sequence atgcccaacagcagctccatcagcgagttcctcctcctggcgttggcagacacgcggcagctgcagctcctgcacttctggctcttgctgggcatctacctggctgccctcctgggcaacggcctcatcagcacagccgtagcctgcgaccaccgcctgcacagccccatgtacttcttcctcctcaacctcgccctcctcgacctgggctgcatctccaccactctccccaaagccatggccaatgccctctggcacaccaggcacatctcctacgcaggatgtgctgcacaggtctttttctttgtcttcttcatctcagcagagTACTgcattctcaccatcatgtcctatgaccgctacgttgccatctgcaagcccctgcactacgggaccctgctgggcagcagagcttgtgccaccatggcagcagcagcctggggcaCTGtgcttctctattccctgctgcacactgccaatacattttccctgcctctgtgccaaggcaatgctgtggatcagttcttctgtgaaatcccccagatcctcaagctctcctgctcagaatccTATCTCAGGGAAGTTGGGTTACTCCTTTTTAGTGTCTGTGCATGTCttgggtgttttgtcttcattgttgtgtcgtatgtgcagatcttcagggccgtgctgaggatgccctctgagcaggggcggaacaaagccttctccacgtgcctccctcacctggccgtggtctctCTGTTTGTCAGCACAGGCTTTTTTGCCTACGTGAAGCCCCCCTCTATCTCCTCCCCATTCATAGATCTGACAGTTGCACTTCTGTACTCTGTGGTTCCTCCAACACTGAACCCTattatctacagcatgaggaacaaggagATCAAGCATGCCCTCCGCAAACTGTTGCAATATGTGCACTATTCCACCTTCAGTAAAGTGCCCATCTTCCTCACGTGA
- the LOC121107986 gene encoding olfactory receptor 14C36-like has translation HTPMYFFLFNLALLDLGCISTTVPKAMANALWHTRAISYAGCAAQVFFFLFLFGAEYSILTIMSYDRYVAICKPLHYGTLLGSRACATMAAAAWGTGLLYSLLHTASTFSQALCRGKVVNQFFCEIPHILKLSCSESGSLRETGFIVLSVLAVYGCFAFILFSYVQIFRAVLRMPSEQGRHKAFSTCLPHLAVVSLFVSTDFLAYLKPHSLVSPSLDLVVSFLYSVVPPALNPLIYSMRNQELKDAVRKIMSWTHFSSNKLLICLYK, from the coding sequence cacacccccatgtacttcttcctcttcaacctcgccctcctcgacctgggctgcatctccaccactgtccccaaagccatggccaatgccctctggcacaccagggccatctcctatgcaggatgtgctgctcaggtcttcttctttcttttcctgtttggaGCAGAGTATTccattctcaccatcatgtcctatgaccgctacgttgccatctgcaagcccctgcactatgggaccctgctgggcagcagagcttgtgccaccatggcagcagctgcctggggcactgggcttctctattccctACTGCACACTGCCAGTACGTTTTCTCAAGCACTGTGCCGAGGTAAAGTTGTGaaccagttcttctgtgaaatcccccacatcctcaagctctcctgctcagaatcaGGCTCTCTCAGGGAAACTGGATTTATAGTGCTTAGTGTTCTTGCCGTATatgggtgttttgctttcattcttttctcctatgtgcagatcttcagggccgtgctgaggatgccctctgagcagggacggcacaaagccttctccacgtgcctccctcacctggccgtggtctctCTCTTTGTCAGCACGGACTTTCTGGCCTACCTGAAACCCCATTCCCTGgtctccccatccctggacctggtggtgtcatttctgtactcggtggtgcctccagcactgaaccccctcatctacagcatgaggaaccaggagctcaaggatgcagtgaggaaaatTATGTCATGGacacatttcagcagcaataaaCTTCTCATCTGTCTTTACAAATGA
- the LOC121107987 gene encoding olfactory receptor 14A16-like isoform X1 has translation MANALWHTRDISYAGCAAQVFFFLFFLAAEYSILIIMSYDRYIAICKPLHYGTLLGSRACATMAAAAWATGFLSSLLHTATTFSMCLCQGNAVDQFFCEIPQILKLSCSKSYLREFGLTVINALLFFGCFVFILFSYVQIFRAVLRIPSEQGRHKAFSTCLPHLAVVSLFLSTVTFANLKPPSLSSPSLDLVVAVLYTVVPPVMNPIIYSMRNQEIKQALRTLFGDTLLRHQ, from the coding sequence atggccaatgccctctggcacaccagggacatctcctacgcaggatgtgctgcacaggtctttttctttctcttcttcctcgCAGCAGAATATTCCATTCTCAtcatcatgtcctatgaccgctacattgccatctgcaagcccctgcactacgggaccttgctgggcagcagagcttgtgccaccatggcagcagctgcctgggccACCGGGTTCCTTAGTTCCCTGCTGCACACGGCCACTACATTTTCCATGTGtctctgccaaggcaatgctgtggatcagttcttctgtgaaatcccccagatccttaagctctcctgctcaaaatccTATCTCAGGGAATTTGGGCTTACTGTGATCAATGCCCTTTTGTTctttgggtgttttgtcttcattcttttctcctatgtgcagatcttcagggctgtgctgcggataccctctgagcagggacggcacaaagccttctccacgtgcctccctcacctggctgtggtcTCCCTCTTTCTCAGCACTGTCACATTTGCCAATCTGAAGCCCCCATcactttcctccccatccctggacctggtggtggcagtgttATACACGGTGGTACCTCCTGTCATGAACCCcatcatctacagcatgaggaaccaggagatcAAGCAAGCTCTCAGGACACTGTTTGGAGATACATTGCTTCGGCACCAGTAA